The window GCGAGCCGGACGCCGGTAAATCGGGAGGTATGCCGCCCCTCGACGGCCTCCTCGTTGAGTCCATCAACGGGAGCGCGAACGGCCAGGGCACCCTGTGGTGGCAGTACTGGGTCAACGACGCGTACGGAGACTTCGGTGCGGACCGCAAGGTCCTCTCCGAGGGGAATCCCGTCCTCTGGGTCTTCCGGGCGTATCCGCCGACGGGAGGTGTGTGATGTCCCTCGTCTCGCCCTC is drawn from Actinomycetota bacterium and contains these coding sequences:
- a CDS encoding DUF4430 domain-containing protein, which encodes MTDPGSRADLSLEEAREPDAGKSGGMPPLDGLLVESINGSANGQGTLWWQYWVNDAYGDFGADRKVLSEGNPVLWVFRAYPPTGGV